The Polyangium mundeleinium genome contains the following window.
TGCCCGACGGTGGCGGGTACAGGTTTCTCCCGCCGAACCCTGGCGGCGGCTGGAAGCGCATCGACGGCCTCTGGTATCCGCCCCCGTGGTGGAGGCCGCCGTCACGCCTGCCGGGCGGAGCCACCACGGCCGCGCCGACGGGCGGCGCGCCCAAGGTCGACACCAACGATCCGTACGGCGAGTAGCCCGCCGCCTCCGCGACGGGCCGAGCGCCTCCTCAGTACAGGCCAGTCTGCTCGGGCAAGCAGACGCCCATCGCGCACAGGAGCAGATCGATGTCCGCGCCCGCGCAGCTCACCTGGCGCGCGCAGTAGTCATCGTATGCACACAAACGATGGCAGGACTGATCCGATCCGAGCGCGCGCACGTTCATGAGGCAAGCCCAGCCGGACGTCAGCCACAGGCCCTCGGGCTTGTCGAAGAGGCAGACTTCCTTGCGCTCCTCGGAGTCGTAGACCTCGGCCGTGCAGGCGTCGCGCTCGATCTTCTCGCGCGACTTCCCCATCGTGTTGAGCATGTACGTGAAGTCGCAGGCGCCGGCCGAAGTCGTGTCGCGCGAGACGCGGTAGCGCAGCGACGGGATGTCGAGCGAGCGTTGACGCACGCCTCGGAGCATCGCGACGAACTGGTTGTTGCCGCCGTCTTCCTTCGGCCCCTCGCGCAGCGCCGCGAGGATCTGCTCGTTCTGCGCCTCGACGCCGGGGTCCTCTTTGTCCGAGTAGCCGAGCCGGACGTACTTCTCGGGCGTCTTCGTCGTGCACGGCTTGGCGTGCTCCCAAAGCTTCTCGCTCACGACGGGCGGGCGCTTCGTCCCCTCGCGCTTGCACACCCCGATCGCGCCCACGGGCACGGCGCCCGAAGCGCGATCGGTCGGCTGACCCGGCGGCTCCTGGATGAACTCCGTGGACGTGCAGCTCACCGCTCCCACGGACACCACGAGCCCCGTCACGGCGAGGGCGGCGACCCGATGCAACGCTCTCTTCGTTCCCACGAGCGCACGGTATCACCGCGGAGGGCCCGGACAGAAATCCTCGGTGACAAAAGGCGCCTGACCAAAGGCCAAGTAGCCGGATCTTTTTGATTTTTTGGCGCGGACGGGCGCGAGTGCGGGCGCTCAGGCACCCATCGCGGTCTGCTCGATCAGGTGATCGACGATCGCCTGCACGCTCTGCGTCTTCTGGAAGACGGCGAGCTGTTTGTCCGCGCTCGTCCCCTCCCGGAGGATGCCGCGGACGCGGTCGAGATCGGCCTCGGACTTGAAGATGGCCGCGGCCTCCTCGACGAAGTCGAGCAACTCGCCGATGAGCACGCGCACGGGCAGTTGCTCCTGCTTGCCGAAATCGATGAGCTGGCCGTCGATGCCGTAGCGCAGCGCGCGCCACTTGTTCTCCTCGATGAGCTCGCGCGCGTACTCGCGGAAGCCCATGTTCTTCCGGTAGAGCAGATAGAGCTTGCCCATGAGCGCCTGGATGAGCGCCGTCAGCGCGACGGTGTCGTCGATGCGCGTCGTCATGTCGCAGATGCGCACCTCGACCGTGTCGAAGAACGGATGGGCGCGGACGTCCCACCAGATCTTCTTCGCGTTGTCGATACAGCCCGTCTTCACGAGCAGATCGACGTACGACTGGAACTGCGCGTACGAGTCGAAGTGGCCCGGGATGCCCGTGCGCGGGAAGCGCTTGAAGATCTCGCTGCGGATGCTCTTCAGGCCCGTCGAGCGACCAAGCCAGAACGGCGAGCTCGTCGAGAGCGCGAGGAGGTGCGGCAGGAAGTAACGGACCTGGTTCGCGAGCGCCATCGCGACCTCCTTGTCCTTGATGCCGACGTGGACGTGGAGGCCGAAGATCAGGTTCGCGCGCGCGACGTCCTGCAGGTCCTCGACGATCACCTTGTAGCGCTCGCCGTCGGTGATCTCCTGCTTCTTCCAGTCGCTGAACGGGTGCGTGCCGGCCGCGACGATCCGGAGGCCGTGTTTGCCCGCGAGCGCACTGAGCTCCCCACGCAGTTCGCAGATTTCCTGGCGCGCCTGCCGGATGTCGCGGCAGATGCCCGTGCCCGTCTCGACGACGGACTGGTGCATCTCGGGCCGCACGCGCTCGCGCAGGACCGAGTGTTTCCCGCCCTCGAGGAGCTGACTCACGTACGAGCGGAGCTCGCGCGTCTCGGGGTGGACGATCTGAAACTCTTCCTCGATGCCGAGCGTGAATTGACCGTCGAGCAGACCCTGGACCGTGGTGCTCATGAATCTCCCTCGATGATGAACGTGGGGACCGTTCCCGCCCCCGCATGAACGTTACACATGTTCGTCGCGGATAACCTGCCCAGCATACCGCCGAGCTCGCCCCGAAACAGGATCGGATCGAGCTCGATGTGGCGCCGCGAGAAGTAGAGCTCGCCCGCCGCGCCGACCTCTGGGAACATCGCCGTCGGCAATGAAACGCGGAGCTGCAAAACGGACGGATCGATGAGCGCGAGCTTCAGCGCTCGCTCCCACACGCTGCTCTCCACGTTCGCGCCGATCACCACGCCGCGCCCGCCGACCTCGTCGTTCGGCTTGATCACGAGGCGCGCGCGGTTGTCACGAGCCCACGGGACGAGGTCGATCTCCTCGCCGTCCGGGCCTTCGGTCTTCATCTCCTCGACGTGCCTCGTCCACGGGATGAACTGGCGCACGGCGACGCTCTCGTCCTTCGTGTAGAGCGCCGTGACGCGCGGATCGAAGAGCAAGGCGAAGAGGACCTTCTTGTCGAGGAGCTTCGCGCGGAAGCTGTTCACGACGCACACGACGCGCGCCTTGTACGCCTCGATGAGCGGCCGCACCTCGTCCTCGCGGCCGAGCAGTTCGCTCGTGAGCACGCGGCGGTAGACGAGATCGATCTCCTCACCCTTCGCCGAGAGCTTGCCGTCGCGATACTCGAGCTCGCGTGGATCGACGAACCGCGCCGGGATGCCGTGCAGCCGGAAGCGCTCGCAGATCATGTCGAACTCGGTCCGCGTCGCGACCTCCTGCCAGTCGACGACGGCGACCTTCGGGACGTGCGTCCCGCCGAACTCGTGCCACGCGTCGAGGATCGATCCGACGAGGGAGTTGCCCGCGTAGACCGGCGTGATCGGCGAGACGCGCGCGAACTCGCGCATCGGCTGGAAGGCCTCGAAGAGCTCGGTGAGCCGGTCGGCGTAGCTCGGGCCGAAGGCGCCCTCGGCGTTGAGCTCGACGAACGAGAGCTCGGAGCCCGCAAGGATCGCGTCGAGGCGCGTGACGACGCCGACGGACTCGAAGGCCGGGTTGTAGGAGAAGAGCCGCCGCTCGCCGTCGGTCAGGCCCATGAGCTCGAGGAGCGTGGGCTCCGCGAGGATGAGGTCCTTGGCCTTGATGACGGCGCTGCGGAAGTGCCTGAGCGCCCCGAGGAGCAGGTTGTACTGGGCGCGGAGGACGAAGTTCGGGCGGAGGAACGTGCAGAGGGGACGACCGGCGAAGACGGCGCCTCGCGCCACCATACGCTCGAGCAGGGCGAGGTGATCCTCGCCCCCTCGATCCACGTAAGCCGTGAGCGCGTCGTGGTAGCGGTCGACGGCTGCGTCGAGCGCGGCGGTGAAGGGGTGCTTCGACGGCCGCTCGCAGAGGGTCACGTGCTTCTATCCCACCGGATGGGTTCGACTTCGGCCGCCATCTTGCTCCAGGCGTAACGGTCGCGGATCGTGCGGCCTTCCTTGGCGGCGCGGACGCAGAAGTCGACCATCCAGTCGGTGACCGTGTCGAAGAAGCGCTCGCCGAGATGCTCGATGTGCATGTCGGGCGCGGGGTTCGTGAAGTCGATCGCGTAAGGGACGCCGTCCTTGATGGCGAACTCGACCGAGTTCATGTCGTAGCCGAGCGCGTGGTTCAGGCGCAGCGCGTCGTTGACGATGCGGTCGTGCAGGTCCTGCGGCAGCCAGCGCTCCTGGTCGCGGAAGATGTAACGACCGCGGAGCCCGGTCGGGCCGATCTGCTTCGGGTCGTACTGGATCGTGAGGACACGCTCGCGGCCGATGCAGATACAGCGCGCGTAGTCGTCGAAGTCGATGAACTCCTGCAGCGTCATCACGTTGAGGTTCGAGTCGTTGTAGGCGCGGAGCAGATCCCCCGGCGTGCGCACGACCGTCACGTCCTTCCAGCCGCCGCCGTCGGCGGGCTTGAGGATCGCGGGGAACTTCACGTAGTCGACGATCGCCTCCCAGTTCAGCGGGAACTCGAGGTTGCGCAGCGAGCGGTTCTTGTCGATCGCGGGGATGTAGTCCTTCTGCGGGAGCATCACCGTGCGCGGCGTGGCGACGCCGAGGCGCGAGGCGAGCGAGTAGCCGAAGAACTTGTCGTCGGCGCTCCACCAGAGGGGGTCGTTGATGACGTACGCGCCGCCGAGCGCCGCGGCCTTGAGGTAGAAGCGGTAGTGCTTGACCTCCTGGCTGATGCGGTCGACGAGGACGCGGTACGGAGAGACGAAGCGCTCCGGCGTCCCTCCGATCTTCGCGAACTCCGCGTGGATGCCCGGGACCCGGTTGCACCGATCGATGAACGCCTGGGGGAAGGACTGCTCCCAGCCAGCGAGAATGCCGATCCGCTCCGTCATGCGACTCTCCGTTCCTCCTCGGGCCGCCCGAAGCGGCCAGGGCGCGCCTTCGATCGTGCGCCCGCGGCGTCGACTCTAGCCCGATTGTCCGGGCAGGCGGAAGTTTGCCGTGGCGGGATCCGCCCCAGAAAAAAATCTCTTGACGGAAAAGGGTCCCTGAGTAGACTCCGCGGCCTCTCCGTCAGGGCGGGTAGCTCAGCGGTAGAGCATTGGCCTTACAAGCCGATGGTCGCAGGTTCGAACCCTGTCCCGCCCACCCGACTCCCCATCGAAGTTGATGCGAGGTCGGAGGCGGAAAAAAAAGAAAACAGGGGCTTGCAAACGGGAAACAAGGTTGGTAAACACCGGCCCCGTCAGCGAGAACGAAACAGCGACGACGCAGTTCGCCACATTGGGGTGGTAGTTAAGTCGGTTATAACGCCGGCCTGTCACGCCGGAGGCCGCGGGTTCGAGTCCCGTCCACCCCGCCTCCCTGTATGCAGTATGTGAAACAGCCGATCCCGAAAGGGTTCGGCTGTTTTGCTTTTGTCTGCCCGCTCGGCGCTCCCCTGCCCCGCCCGATGCGCCGAGGTCTCAGGACTCGGAGACGGCGCCCGCCTTCGAGACGTTGAACGAGAACGACTTCGCGCTGCTCTTCAGCGTGACCTTGATGGTGTCCTCGTCGACACGCCCGAAGCTCATCTCGATCGAGCGCTCCTTGGGATCGGCGAGCCTGTAGGTCCCCGCCTGCGGCACGGGATCGACCCAGCGGAACTGCACGCCCTCGATCGCGAGATCCCACGTGCCGCCCTGCCCCGTCCACGCGCGCGCGCCGTCGACCTGAAAGCCCTCGGCGAGCCCGCCTTCGAGCGGCCGCTGCGTGCGATCGCCCGTGCCCTTGCCGGTCTTGCCGTCCGAGAGGCGTGTCCAGTCGAGCTCGTGCACGACGTGGCGGGTCTTGTCGCTCGCGCTCCACGTGACTTCGGCCGTACCGCTCACCTCAACGCGGCCGTTCGAAAGCTTGGTCCACGTATGGTTCACGACGACATCGCTCATGTCGTTCTTCGTGACTGTGATCTCGTGCGTGCCGCTGTACGTGTTGCCCTTGTAGGTGCAGCTCCCGGGGTTCTTGCCGTACTCGACGGTGAGCGTGGCGCCCGCGAGCGTGACGGCGGCGCACGGGAGCTGCGAGGTGACGAAGTCGCGGATCTCCTGCGCCGCGGCCTCAGCGGCCTGACCGATGGTGAAGTCGGTGGTGATCTCGATGCTGCCCGAGGTGACGTTCTCGGCGTCGCCCGAGACGCTGGCCTCTTGCACGGCTTGCAGCGCCTCGGCCGTCGTCATCTCCTCCTGCTTGCGGCAGGACGTGGTGGCGAGCGTGGCGGGGATCAACAGGGCGATGGCGAAAACGCGCGTGTGCATGCGGGTCCCTCCTCGATGGGATGTCCTGGTGCTTCGGACACGGGAGCCGCTGCACGGGTAAAAACGAGCGAGCGTTCGGCTCCTCCCGGCGAGGGACCGGTTTTCCTTGACACGACCCGGCCAAACCCTAGAGAGCTGTCTTCGACGCATGAAGATCGTGAGCTGGAACGTAAACGGGCTGCGCTCGGTCCTCGGAAAAGGGTTCTGCACGTGGCTCGCGGAAGAGCGGGCTGACATCGTGGGCATCCAGGAGGTGCGCGCGCAGGAGGCGCAGCTCGGGCCGTGCCTGGAGTCGATCGGCGGCGCGTGGCTGCGCGCGTTCTCGTCGGCCGAGCGGCCGGGCTACAGCGGCGTGGGGCTGCTCTCGCGGCTGCCGGCGGATCGGATCACGACATCGATGAAGGACGCAGCGTTCGACGCCGAGGGGCGCGTGCAGATCGCGCGCTTCGGGAGGCTCACGCTGGCGAACGTGTACTTCCCGAACGGCAGCGGGCCAAACCGCGACAACAGCCGCATCCCGTTCAAGCTCGCGTTCTACCGGCGCCTCTTCGACGTGCTCGAGCCGAGGCGGCGCCGTGGTGATCCGATCCTCGTGATGGGCGATTTCAACACGGCCCACCGGGAGATCGATCTCGCGCGGCCGAAGGAAAACGTGAAGACGAGCGGTTTTACCTCGGAGGAGCGTGAGGAGCTCGATCGGTGGATCCGCGCCGGCTACGTGGACACGTTCCGCGCCTTCGAGCCGGGGCCCGGGCACTACTCGTGGTGGAGCCAGCGGTTCGGCGTGCGCGCGAAAAACGTCGGGTGGCGCATCGACTACGTGCTCGCGTCGGAAGGCGCGGTGAAGCACCTCAAGCGCGCGTTCCTCTCGCCTCACGTGACGGGCAGTGATCACTGCCCCGTGGGTGTCGAGGTGGAGGACGCGATCGTGGGCTAGCTGCGCGCGGCGAGCGAGAACCAACACGCCGCCGCGAAGGTGTATGGCGCTGCGCGCGGCGGCGTGCGCGTGCGGCGCGCGGCGTCCTCGACCCAAGGCGCGATCGAGGCCATTGGAGACGGGAGGCGAGGCAGGAGCGCTGGACCTGCGGAGAGCCAATCTTCGAGGTCACGTTCGTCCGCGAGCGTCGTGAGCGCGCCGTCCGCGAGGGCGCCGCTCGCATCCACGTGCACGCGCGCGAGCGTGAGCGATCCGTCGAGCGGACTCGCCACGGAGAGCACAGCCGTGCGCGCGCCGTCCTCGCCCCGCTCCGAGGCGAACGCGAGAGCGCGCACGCCCTCCACGCTCGCGCGTCCCGACGAACGAAAGACACGCGCGAGGACGTCGGCCCAGCGCGCGCGCGGCGCCTTGCTCGGCGCCTCGTGCCAGAGCGACTCGCACAGCCACACAGCCGCCGCGCCGCCCTCCTCGACGATGCGATCCACGGCGACGTCGCCGATGCCGAGATCGTCACGACGGATGAGGTCTTCGTACAGAAACGCCGCAGGGACCCGCGCGCGCTTGCGCAGGCGCTCGATCTGCTCGAAACGCGCGAGGCGGGATTCGAGCGGCTGGCGCGCGACCTTCTCCGAGATCTCGGGCAGGCGCGCGGGCGCCGTGGCGATGCCCGCGATCACCACGAGGAGCTGCGCGTCGTTCATGGCGAGGAGCTCGGTCTGCGTGACCTGCCGCGCGAGCTCCTGCGCGCGGGTCGGATCAACCGATCGCACGAGCGCGAGCGCGACGGCGCGCCCCTCGATCGGCGCCCGCGCGTCGAGGAGCACGCGGGTGAGCGCGGGCAGATCCGACGTGGTGAGGCCGAGGAAGGCAAAGGCGCGCACGTAGATCGGGACCTCGCGCGGGAGCGCGCCGTGCGCGGCGAGGCGCGCGACGAGATCCCTGCGGAGCTCGTCCTTCGTGATCTCCGCGAGCCGCTCGTAGAGCTCCTCGTCGGAGCGAGGTCGCTGTCGAAACAGGTGCTCCGTATCGTTCATGACGCGCTCCCCTCCCCCCAGGAAATGACGAGCGGCCGAACGATCGGCCCGCGTCACGATTCGAGAATCTTCTGCAACGTAGCTTCGAGCTGGCGTGGATCGAAGCGCTTCGGCAGCACCGCTTGCACGCCGATCACGCGCGCCTCTGCTTCGAGCTCCGGCGTGATGTCGGCGGCGAGCAAGATGAACGGGACGTCGGCGAGGCGCGGGTTCTCGCGCATCGAATGGCAGAGCTCGAGCCCCGACATGCCCTGGAGCGTCCGTTGACAGACGATCGCATCGGGCACGGCGCCGCGCATCGCGGCACGCGCCTCGTCGCCCGTGGAGGCCTCGATGACAGTGTACCGCTGGCCGAGGCTCGCGCGGACGAGCGCGCGGAGCGTGCGCGACTCATCGACGACGATGACACGTGGTTTCGCCGGACGAACCGTGGCGCGATCCCGCGCCTCGTGGCGGTGGATCGGGAAGAGGCGCGCGATCGTCTCCATGAGCAGCTCGCTCGGCGGCGGCGAGGTATGCAGGCGGAGCTTGCCGATCGCGTCGACGATCTCGAGTCCACGCGAGGGGCGGTTGTCGGGGTCGCGATCGAGCAGCCGGTGGACGATCTCGTCGAACTCGGGCGGGACGGCGCGGTTCTGGCTCGACGCGGGTGGCAGGTCCTCGGTCGTGACGCGCTGGATGGTGTGCGCCTCGGTCTCGCCGGTGAACGCGCTCCTGCCCGTGAGCATCTCGAAGAGGACGACGCCGAACGAGAAGAGATCCGAGCGCGCGTCGAGGCGGCCGCGCAGGATGGTCTCGGGCGCCATGTAGGCGAATTTCCCCTTGAGCGTGCCTGCGCCGCCCTGCGTGGGCGAGAGTCGCTCGCGTGCGCGCGCGATGCCGAAGTCGGCGAGCTTCACGACGCCCTCGCGCGAGAGGAGGATGTTCGATGGGCTCACGTCGCGATGGACGATGAGCAAGGGACGGCCGTCCTCGCCGAGCTTGTGGTGCGCGTAGTCGAGGCCGCGCGCGGTCTCGACCGCGATGTGCGCGACCTCGGGGATGCTGAGGCGCTCGCCGCGCTTGCGGAGCTCGTAGAGCGTGGCGCCGAGGCTCGGGCCGTCGACGTACTCGAGGACGAGGTAGTACTGGCCGCCCTCCTCCGCGAACTCGACGACCTGCACGATGTTGCCGTGATGAAGGCGCGACGTGATGCGCGCCTCGTCGCGGAACATCGCGATGAACTCGTCGTTCGACGCGTACTGCGGGAGCACCCGCTTGACGACGACCTCTTTCATGAAGCCGTCGGTCCCCGTGAGGCGGCCGAGGAGCACCTCGGCCATGCCGCCATAGGCGAGCCTGCGGTTGATCTGATACTTCCCCAGCCGCTCCGGGAGCTCCGGCTCCTGCATCGGAGGAACCATATCAGCTCCTTCGCTCCATCAATGACGCGAGCGCGCCGGGGCACGGACGCGCTCGACGATTTCGGGGCCGAGTTCGTCGAGGGACAAAACGGCATCCGCGTATCCGCGAGAAATCGCGGCACCTGGCATACCGCTTACCACGCAGGAATCCGGCGACTGGACGAGCACACTTCCGCCGGCCGCTTTGATTGCGCGCAGGCCCTCGACGCCGTCGTTGCCCATGCCCGTGAGCATCACGCCGAGCGCGCCGTCGCCGAAATGCCGCGCAAGGGATTCGAAGAGCGGCGTGCCCGAAGGGCGATGGTTGCCGACGGGCGGGCCCTCGATGACGCCGATCGTGAGCGGCGATTGCGCGACGAGGTGCTTGCCTTCGGGCGCGAGCGCGATGACGCCGGCGCGCAAGGGCATGCCGTGCGTGGCGAGGCGAACGGGGAGCTGCGTGACCTCGGCGAGCCACTCGGCGAGGGCTTCGTCGAAGCCCGCGAGGACGTGCTGCACGATCAGGACCGGGACGGACGAGGTGGCCGCGGCCAGGCCCGGCAACATCGCGGCGATGGCCGCGGGGCCGCCCGTGGAGGCGCAGATGCCGACGACCGTGGCGCGGTTCTGCGCGCGATGGCTGCCGCCACGGCGTGATCGCACCGAGCGCGGCCCGTCGGCCCAGCGACGAACCACGGGGATCTCGGCGAGCATCTTGATCTTGTCGCGCAAAGCGACGGCCTGCGGCCCCATCGGATCACCCCAGCTCGGCCGCGCGATCACGTCGAGCGCACCGGCCTCGGTCGCGGCGAAGATCTGCGCGGCGGGGCGGCTGCCCTGCTGATCGGAGACGATGACGACGCGGGTCGGCGCGAGGGCCATGATGCGGCGGGTGGCGGCGACGCCATCGAGGCCCGGCATCATCGCGTCGAGCAGGATGATCTGCGGGTTCTCGCGCACGGCGAGATCCACCGCGCCCTGGCCGTCGCGCGCCATGCCGACGACGTCGATCTCGGGATCGGCCTTGAGGACACGCGCGAGCAGCGTGCGGCCGACCTCGGTGTCGTCAGCAATGACGACGCGGATCACGGGGCGCACCCTGCGGCTCGAAGGGACGACCGGCGCGGACGGGATCGTGAGCGCGAGGATCGTGGAGACACGCGCGGCGAGCTGCGATCCGTCGACGGGCTTCGGGAAGAAGGCGTCGATGTAACCCGTGGCCAGAAGATCGCGCTCGCGGAGCTCCTTGTTCGCGCTGATGAGGATGACCTTCGGCGCGAGCGTGCCTCCCCTCTCCTTCACGCGACGCGCGAGCTCGAGCCCGTTCATGTTGGGCATCGCGTAGTCGGTGATGACGAGATCGAAGGGCTGGCTCGACGTGCCCATGCGCGTGAGCGCGTCGTCGCCGTTGCTCGCGACCTCGAGATCGAGCGCGAGTCCGGCGAGGTGGGCGCGCACGATGTCGCGCATCACGACCGAGTCGTCGACGATGAGAACACGTGCCATCAGGCCCTCCCCACGAGCTCGTTCACGGTCTTCACAAACACCTCGTGATCGAACTCGCTCTTGACGATGTAGGCGTCGGCGCCGACGGCGAGGCCTGCGCGGCGATCCTCATCGGAGCCGAGCGACGTGACCAGGACGACCGGGAGCCGCCGAAGCCGCTCGTTTTGCCGAATGTTCGAGCAGAGCTCGAGGCCGGACATTTCGGGCATCGAAACGTCGCTCACGACGATGTCGAAGGTCTCGAGCTCGAGCGCCGAGAGCGCTTCGTTGCCGTCTGCGACCGCGACGACGTCGAAGCCGGCGACCTCGAGGACGGATCGCTCCAGCGCGCGGGTGGTGAATGAATCGTCGACCAAAAGGAGCCTCGGCTTGGGGCGGTTTTCGACCCTCGGCAGGAGCGCCCGGAAGCGGTCGGCGTCGCGTCCGGAGGCCGAGCGGAGGAGATCGATGGGATTTAACATCAACACGACACGGCCGTCCCCAAGGATGGTCGCACCTGCGATGTTCCGTACACGAACCAGCGGCGGTTCGAGGTTTTTTGCAAGGACCGTCTGATCACTGACGATCTCCCGGACCGCGAGCGCGCACCGGGTCTCGCCGATGCCGATGACCAGGACCGGGATGCGCTCGGGCGGCGGAGGAAGCTCGACCGGAAGGCCGAGGAGCGTGGCCAGCGGGACGAGCGCGATCGGACGGCCATCGACGACGATCGCATGCGTGCGCTCGACCTCCAGCACGTCCGTCGCGCTGATGCGCAAGATGCGCTGGATCGAGGAGATTGGCATCGCGAACTGCTCCTCGCCGACGCGCAGGAGCAGCGAGTGGACGACGTAGATCGTGAGCGGCAGGACGATGACGAAGGAGGTCCCCACGCCCTGGCGCGACTCGACGGTGACCGTGCCGTGGAGCCGCTCGATGTTGGTGCGGACCGCGTCGAGCCCGACGCCGCGGCCCGAGAGCTCGCCGACCTCGGAGCGCGTCGTGAGGCCGGGCGCGAAGAGCAGTTCGAGGACGCGGTGCTCGGGCATCTCCGCCGCTTCGAGCGCCGACGCGAGGCCCGACGCGATCGCCGCGCGGCGCACGCCGGCGATGTCCACGCCCGGGCCGTCGTCGCTCACCGTGATGGTGACGACGTCACCGCGATGCTCGGCGCGGATGCGGATCGTGCCGCGCGAGGGTTTGCTCGCAGCGGCGCGGGCGCCCGGGTGCTCGCAGCCGTGATCGATCGCGTTGCGAAGGAGGTGGTAGAGCGGATCGCGTAGCTCTTCGAGGACCTTCTTGTCGAGCTCGAGCTCGGCGCCCGTGATGACGAGGTCGACCATCTTGCCGGCCTCGCGCGCCATGTTGCGGACCGCGCGCGGCAAGGGCTCGAGCACGCTCGCGAGCGGGAAGGTCTGGATGCGGCGGATGTCCTCCTGGAGCTGGCCCGAGAGGATCGTCGACTGGAGCGCGTCGGCCTCGAACGCGCGCACGATCTCGCGCAGCCTGCGCACGAGGAGTCGCTCGTGTTCGAGGTCCTCGTTCTGCACCTCGACGAGCCGCTCGGACCAGCTTTCGAGCTTCGCCGGCGCCTCGTCGCGCACCATCGCGCGGATCGCGGTCTGCGCCTTGAGGCGCTCTTCCTCGGCGGAGAGGACGGCGCGGAGCTCGGCGAGGCGTTGATCGGTGCGCACGCGCGCGGCGAGGAGCTCGCCGACCTGCGCCATGAGCGCCGAGAGTTTTTTCATGGAGACGCGAAGCGTCTCTTCGGTGCTCGAACGTAGCGGCGCGGGAGCGTTCGGGATCTTCGGGAGCTGCCCCGTCGCATTTGGGCCCCGCTCGCTGCCTTGGGCCATCGAGCGGGCCGCGGCCACCGCAGCGCCGGCCGAGGTGCCGGGCGAGCCCGCGGACGTGCCGGGTGCGTTGCCGCCCGAGGTGCCAGGCGTGACGACAGGCGCAGGCGGCGGCGTGATGCCCCCCGGAATCCCGAGGTCCGCGCGCGCGACGTACCCCGTCGAAGGGCCGTACGGGCCGATCGCGGGCGAGCTGAACCCGACCGGCGGAGGAGGACCAAAGCCCGCGGGGATCGGCGCGCCGTCGTAGTGCGAGGACACGAGGGGCACGCTCGCGTGCGGATGCGGCGGCGGCTCGCTGTGCTTCGTCTTCGGCTCGGCGTAGCCCGCGCTCACGTTGGGCGCCGGCGCCGGGGCCTCGGCGGCCATCCGGTGCTGCCGCAAGATCGACTGGGGGCTTCGGGATCGCGTCGCGACCGTGATGCCGTCGGCCGGCCGCACGACGGGCGGCGGCGGCGGGGCCGGCAGCGGCAGGGCATGCGAGGGTTTTGATGCCAGGAGCACGGCTTCGAGGCCCTCGATCGCCTCCAGGATGACGAGATCCGGCTCGGGGTTCGGATCCACGCGCAGCGCGTGGTGCACGGTCGAGAGGCCCGCGTTCAGCGTGTCGAAGACCTCGGGCGCGCGCTCGTGGTCCATCGCGCGGAGCGAGGCGAGGACCGACTCGATCGCGTGCGCGAGGCGCGCCGTGTGCGCGAACCCGAGCGAGCTCGCGGCGCCTTTCATGTTGTGCGCTTGCCGGAACGCCTCGTCGATGAGCTGCTCACGCGCGCTGCCCTCGGCGCCGCGTTCGACGAGGAGGAGCGCCGTGCCGATGCGCTCGACCTGCTCGACGGCCTCGTTGCGAAGGGTCTCGCAGAGGGCCTCGAACGCCGCGTCGTCGAGGGCCATCAGCCGCGCTCCTCGACGCGCAAGGAGCGGTCGGACAGGAGCGATCCGAGATCGAGGACGACGGTGCGATCCTCGAGCACGCCCAGCGTGTGACGCTGGACCAGCGGGGGAAACGTGGGCATGGCCTTGGCGATCGTGCGGCGGTTGAC
Protein-coding sequences here:
- a CDS encoding carboxylate-amine ligase gives rise to the protein MSTTVQGLLDGQFTLGIEEEFQIVHPETRELRSYVSQLLEGGKHSVLRERVRPEMHQSVVETGTGICRDIRQARQEICELRGELSALAGKHGLRIVAAGTHPFSDWKKQEITDGERYKVIVEDLQDVARANLIFGLHVHVGIKDKEVAMALANQVRYFLPHLLALSTSSPFWLGRSTGLKSIRSEIFKRFPRTGIPGHFDSYAQFQSYVDLLVKTGCIDNAKKIWWDVRAHPFFDTVEVRICDMTTRIDDTVALTALIQALMGKLYLLYRKNMGFREYARELIEENKWRALRYGIDGQLIDFGKQEQLPVRVLIGELLDFVEEAAAIFKSEADLDRVRGILREGTSADKQLAVFQKTQSVQAIVDHLIEQTAMGA
- a CDS encoding ATP-grasp domain-containing protein, coding for MTERIGILAGWEQSFPQAFIDRCNRVPGIHAEFAKIGGTPERFVSPYRVLVDRISQEVKHYRFYLKAAALGGAYVINDPLWWSADDKFFGYSLASRLGVATPRTVMLPQKDYIPAIDKNRSLRNLEFPLNWEAIVDYVKFPAILKPADGGGWKDVTVVRTPGDLLRAYNDSNLNVMTLQEFIDFDDYARCICIGRERVLTIQYDPKQIGPTGLRGRYIFRDQERWLPQDLHDRIVNDALRLNHALGYDMNSVEFAIKDGVPYAIDFTNPAPDMHIEHLGERFFDTVTDWMVDFCVRAAKEGRTIRDRYAWSKMAAEVEPIRWDRST
- a CDS encoding exodeoxyribonuclease III; its protein translation is MKIVSWNVNGLRSVLGKGFCTWLAEERADIVGIQEVRAQEAQLGPCLESIGGAWLRAFSSAERPGYSGVGLLSRLPADRITTSMKDAAFDAEGRVQIARFGRLTLANVYFPNGSGPNRDNSRIPFKLAFYRRLFDVLEPRRRRGDPILVMGDFNTAHREIDLARPKENVKTSGFTSEEREELDRWIRAGYVDTFRAFEPGPGHYSWWSQRFGVRAKNVGWRIDYVLASEGAVKHLKRAFLSPHVTGSDHCPVGVEVEDAIVG
- a CDS encoding serine/threonine-protein kinase, whose translation is MVPPMQEPELPERLGKYQINRRLAYGGMAEVLLGRLTGTDGFMKEVVVKRVLPQYASNDEFIAMFRDEARITSRLHHGNIVQVVEFAEEGGQYYLVLEYVDGPSLGATLYELRKRGERLSIPEVAHIAVETARGLDYAHHKLGEDGRPLLIVHRDVSPSNILLSREGVVKLADFGIARARERLSPTQGGAGTLKGKFAYMAPETILRGRLDARSDLFSFGVVLFEMLTGRSAFTGETEAHTIQRVTTEDLPPASSQNRAVPPEFDEIVHRLLDRDPDNRPSRGLEIVDAIGKLRLHTSPPPSELLMETIARLFPIHRHEARDRATVRPAKPRVIVVDESRTLRALVRASLGQRYTVIEASTGDEARAAMRGAVPDAIVCQRTLQGMSGLELCHSMRENPRLADVPFILLAADITPELEAEARVIGVQAVLPKRFDPRQLEATLQKILES
- a CDS encoding chemotaxis protein CheB, which produces MARVLIVDDSVVMRDIVRAHLAGLALDLEVASNGDDALTRMGTSSQPFDLVITDYAMPNMNGLELARRVKERGGTLAPKVILISANKELRERDLLATGYIDAFFPKPVDGSQLAARVSTILALTIPSAPVVPSSRRVRPVIRVVIADDTEVGRTLLARVLKADPEIDVVGMARDGQGAVDLAVRENPQIILLDAMMPGLDGVAATRRIMALAPTRVVIVSDQQGSRPAAQIFAATEAGALDVIARPSWGDPMGPQAVALRDKIKMLAEIPVVRRWADGPRSVRSRRGGSHRAQNRATVVGICASTGGPAAIAAMLPGLAAATSSVPVLIVQHVLAGFDEALAEWLAEVTQLPVRLATHGMPLRAGVIALAPEGKHLVAQSPLTIGVIEGPPVGNHRPSGTPLFESLARHFGDGALGVMLTGMGNDGVEGLRAIKAAGGSVLVQSPDSCVVSGMPGAAISRGYADAVLSLDELGPEIVERVRAPARSRH